Genomic segment of Methanothermobacter sp.:
ATTTACTTAAGTTTTCGGTTGCTACTTGATCTACAACTAATCCCTTTTTCTTCTGGATTTTAAGCCATTCTCTAATATTTTCTTGAAGCTTAAGATCATCAAAAATATTTTTAAATTCTATATTAAGTAATGACTTGTCAACAGATTTATTGCGTGACTCGTATGCACAAAGAAGCCGTTTAGTTAATGTTTGATGAAGATGGATATCTATAAGTTGAGATGTCCCTTTTTTACCTAATCCCTCCAATTCAAGGCGTTCGCGAGCTCTTTGTGTAAACTCTCCATTATATACTAAGAGACAGCCATGAATACTAAAATCATTTTTTAGAGTTTCTGAAATTTCTTTAATATGAGTTTCTTTAATGTCTCCTTGCACAAATTTAGTTAATAATCTAATATCAACTTCTAGATCAGGATCATGTAACTTTAAAATCACTTCGTTTTCTCTCAATTCCGAACCTGTAACATCAACTTTCTTGTAGGTAACCTTAAGTTTTTTATAAGTTTCAAGTCCTTCAATAAATGCACTTTCGATATTGTTTTTATATTCCTCTGCAAGGTTTAATGAGATTCTCCTCCAAATTGATAATCTTTCTTCTTTCTTGAGAATATATCCTAAGAACCTTGGAATAGGCGTAGGATACAAGATTTCTACAAAGGTATTTGAAATTATGTAATATCGCTCACTTTCATCCACCATGTCCCTGAAAAGTGCCTCTATCTCATTTAAATAATCTTCACTTACCTCATTCTTGAATAGTTCTTTAAGACTTTCTGACGTAGTTGGAATAAATATTCTCGTATTTAAAGCATCTGAATTGCCCTCAAAAAATGTTATAGAATCTTCGAATTGATCCAGTGGTTCTGAGTAATCACCTATCTGAAGAACCTCTTTTTGCAGAATGTCATCGGTTTTTATATAATCACTCAACTTTTCTTTTATATCTTCAAAACTTAGATGTTCTTTGAGCGGAAATACAGGTATAATAGCGTTATCGATACCATGTTCATTTTCTACCTTCTCATTGATGATACGAATAAATTTATATACGCTGGCTTCTTCGGTATCGATGAATTTAGATAAATCTCCTATGGAGATAGGCCTCATATAAGCTATTAAAATGTTAAATAGATTTATTAAAGATTTTATTTTATCTTTGGACACTTCTGATGTATCTTTAAGATATCTTAAGATATTTTTATAATTTTCCACATCAACACAAAGTGTTTGGGCTCCAAAAACGTATATTCTAGTCTCTTGTAAAAAATCAATAAAGTGGTCATATTCAACTACTTCGAAAAAGTCTTCATCATAGTTCGCAAATTTAGTAAAAAGTTCAATAAACAACTTCTTCAAGTTACCCAAATTTCCCAGGCTTAGTCTATGAAGAGTATCAAATATTCCACTATCTCCCAGCGGATAAGGAGTTGGTTCTGATCTATCGTACAATCTTTTAATAAGATTTCTCAAAAATTCTATGGATTCCTGCTTTCTTATAGTGCTTAATTCTACCTCATCAACTCTCCTTTCATACCCGCCCGCAATTAAACTTAGTTCTTCATCTGTTTCGAGCCTATATTTAGCATCAGGTGTTAATGAGATAAATAAATGTACAGAACCTGAAAAATCACCATTAACATCTATTTTTTTATAACTGCCATTAATAAGCTCTTTAATACCTGAAATCATGCTTTTAAGAGTCTCAGGAGTATTTAAAAGCTCTTCAAATTCGTCTATGAATATAAATATCCTTTGAGATCCATTGTAATCTCCCAAGATGAAGTCAAGTGCATCCTCAAGATAGTCCTCTGGAAATTCGTAACTTTTAATTGATGGTAAACCAATTTCATTTTCAGCGTTTACGCCCTCAAATATTGTGGAAAGTATTCTTACAGATGAAAGAGAGCTTCTTTCAATAACATCGATCATTTCTTTGGTCTTTAAAATATTAGAAAGAGTTGATGCAGACACAAAGAAGGCCATATGACCTTTTTCTTCTAGTTCTTTTCTAATAAAGCCATTATAAAGCTCAGTTTTTCCCTGACCCCATTCTCCTATAATATTACAAGCGTTAAGACCTTTTGAAACTTCACACCTTTTTATATAATCTCTTAGCTTGTTTATAACATGTTTTCTACTTTCTATTTCCTCAAAACTTGTTCCATTTTCCTCTTTTGAAACCCAAGAAGTTAAATTTTCTTTTTTGTATATCTGAGTTTTCATAAGATCACCCATATTACTCAAATCCTTCACGTAGTCTTTTTAGAGTTGAAACAACATCAGTTGTACCCATAGGATGTGGAACTATTCTATCACTCTTAGGAATTTTGATCATCATTGGAAATGGTAATTTGTTCATCTGACCTGTTACTATCATATGGCCCTGAGTTAGACGTGTTAAGCGATTTTCAAGTGAAGAAGGGAGACCTCCAGTGGCTGTTCTAACATAAGAAACATCATCAGGAGAAATTCTATGTATAAAAAATGTGTTGCACATAGACAAAACTATTTTATCAATAAATGAAGGTCTTTGAGTTACAATGCATAGTGACAATCCAAATTTTCTACCCTGAGTTGCAATTAAAGATAACTTATTCTTAGCTAAGCTAGAGCTTATAGGATAACTCCTATCTGGAATAAAGTTTTGAGCTTCCTCTATTAAGAAAATTAAATATCTTGTCCTGTTTTCAATTTTGTATTTTGAGAATTTGTTAAAAAGCAAATTAGCCAGATATGTCATTACAAGCTGTTTTACTCGAATATCAACACCAGTAGCCCCCTCCTCAGAAAAATCAATTATTGCAATCCCGCCGTTTTCTGTAATGTCATCAATAAAATCATCTCTGGTTAATTCTGATTCAGATTTCGCTGATAATATCCCATAATTATATTCTATTTCCCTGAATTTTTCGAATGCTCTTTCAATAGCAGGTTTAGTAGCAGAGGCTATTCTTTTGTTATCAAAGTTTCTTAATTGTCTTATTAATTCTTCATAGCTATCATCATCAACAAAGAAATCATGTAGTGACTCATAACCTAAGTTTTCTTTTATATACTCGAATAGAGTTACTATTCCATTTACTTGAAGTTCTGCACCATCTAAACTTCCTTTATAATACATTACAATTGTTTCAGCCATTTCTTTAACTGAAAGACGGTCTAAATCAATACCAATGACAGGTTCTCCAACTAATTCCTGGTTTTCGTTTGCTATGTGAGGAAATACAAATCTTTTAACCCATCCCACAGGACTTATTCCGGGATCTACATCCCCATAATCATATTTTTTAAAATATTTATCATACTCCAGGTAATCTCCATTTGCATCTATGATCATCATAGGAAATGAAACAGCACGACTTTCACTTGCTTTAATACCCATAAACTTCTCAATCAATACCCCCGTACTAAAAGATTTTCCACTACCTGTTGTACCGAATACTGCCATGTGCATTGGGACTTTCTCAATATCTAAAGGTATTGGTGCCTTTTTGTAACCAAATAGTGTTCCAAACCATATATAACCAGGTTCATCCCTTGAAATGCCAAATATATCTTCATAGTGCTCTTCAAGATCTATCTTTAAAACTTCATCCCCTGGTTTTGGAGGATAATTGACTTCAGTGTTAGGAAGTTGAATTAAAAGATCCAATTCACATATCTCATACTTGCGGGCGATGTTATCTGGAATAGGCAGACCTTTACGACGTGCCTCAGACCAAGGATCATCTTCAGTATAATAAGCGTTAAATGGAACTATTTTAGCTACTCGTGCAAGGATCTTACTGCCCATTTTTGTAGCAACTAAAACCAGCATCCCCTCATAAATATTTCCTGACTCAGAACTCTCCAATAGTTGAAATTTAGCAGTCTTTGTTGTTGCACCGCTTAAAACAATACCAATTTTGTCTTTAATTTAAATCACCCCATGTTATTCATTATAATCATGTCCTCAATGTTACCTGTTGCATGTGTTCTTGCAAGAATCTCTTCGTAAATAACCTGCGCAGCACCCCCCCTTATTTTACACTTTTCGTGGGCAATCTCAATAGGTACCGGTATATTCTGGCCTGGAAATGTCCACTCATATGACGCAGTAACTGCCCGTTGCACTCTCAAGTTAACATCACCTTTATCATACTTCATTGGAATATCAAGCCGGATAATTTCTGAAGAAAAATCTTTCTGGAAGAAAACAGAAAATATTCTGATACCATAATTAGAATATCTTCTACTTATTTCATCCTTTAATTCAAGAGGATGTGTGAAAAGAACATCGTCATAATTGTTATCAAGCCGGTATGCAGTGAAAAAGTAAGCAAAAAGGTTTTTATCTACTGAGAAATTTTTGAGTAACTTATTTCTCTCTAATTTTAAAATCCTTTCATATTCCCTTAGGAAATGGGAATCAATACATTTTTTAACACATCCTACTAAAAAAGACTGGGATGTAGCTTTTTTTATTGCATCACATCTGTATTCAACATAGTTTTCATCAATATAACCTGGTGGATCTACAACTGGCCCGTCAATAAATACAATTGATTCTGTGTTCTTTGTATTCCAATCTTCTAAAGCCTTGGTTTCCCCTAACAGCATTCTTCTTGAAGCTTCACCATCAATAGATTTGTGTTTATTCTCATCAATTTCCTCTATTCCTGCAGCATAAACATCAACAACAGGTTCATCAGATAATCCTTTTTCAAAAAGTATCCTCACAATTGAATAAGGAGCGTACCATTTAGAACCAATAGGCCCTACACTATAAAAACTGCCATCGATACCAACGCTGCACCATTCTCTAAACTGACCATAATCTTTAAGGTCATCGATAGTAAAAATGATTTTTTTTAGAGAAGATAAGTCTTTAAATATCTTTTTTGATTGTTCCTTTATCAAACGAAAAGTTTCACCTATTTTAGACCCCTTTTCATTGGCACTTTCAATTAAATTTATTAAAACTTCTCCATCGGTTTCATTGAATTCTATTCTTTTTTTTATTTCATCTATATCCATTATATACACCATTACCCCAGTTTCTGATGAACCACTTCCTGAAGAGCGTAATTAAAATGTTTTGAAAAAAATCCTTTTTTTAATCTTTCATTGCAGAAATCAAAACAACTGCCATCCAATAATTTCTCATAATACAAATCCCTTTCCCTCATAAAAACCCAAGCATTATGTATTGCTCTGCTCTTAAAATCAGAATCTAATACTTCTATTTTCTCTTTTAAAGATTTGTATCTACAAATTGGACATTCACAAAGATCTAAAAGTTTTTTGTCATCTTTACTTAAAGAAGGCCTTCCATTGTTCTTATTAAGAGGATATCTATCACCTACCCCTGGCAGCTGAATACAGCCATAGGCCGCTTTTAATCTCCAGCCCATTGAGTCAAGGGAATCAACACCTAAGGAGTACATCAGATGCATGGATTTCGCGCTGCCAATACCAAAAACATGCAATAAAGAATCTGGGAATTCCTTCCTTACCATTCTTACCGAGTCTATTATGAAGTTAACACTATTTTTAAATTTTTTACTCCCCCTACATTTAAAAATCAAAGGAACTATACTGCCCAATCCAATAATAGGAGGATTCTCATGAATCTTCTTTATGTCATTACAACTATTTCTAAGATCCTCTAAAGAATAACCATGAACAACGGGTATTAACGGAATTTTACCATTTTTTAACATTAAATCAGAATTTTGAAGAGTTTTCATCCACCTATCCTTATTCTTCATCTCATTTTCCAAGGGATTGAGTGGATGATCAAGCACAACACCTAGATCTGGCTTGGACATTTCATAAAGTTCAAGTATGTCTTCTGGATCAACTTCTAAACTATCCTTTTTCTGAAAGGAGAATCCTCCAGAGTCCATTATCACTAAACCGTCGAAGCCCAGATATTTGTGGATCCCTTTTTCGCATATTTCTTCGTATACTCTTCGATTTCTAATAATTTCATACGCACTAACCATGATGGTCTCAATATCAAAATGATTCCATATATGTGGCTGAGCTGAGGGAAGGTGCCCTAGCCATAATAAAGGTGTATAAACTGATTTTTTGTTAATTTTTAACTTTGCAGATCTTACAAGAGGAAATGTATCATCAACATAATGATCTTTAAAGGAAACCTTACTACTCCACAAGCTCACCTAATCACCCGCGCTTGATATGATAAATTATTACTGTAATGAATACATTGAGTTAGTAATACTCCTCTATATCTTCTATAATCTTTACTATTAAATGATAACCATTAACAAAAAATAAAAAAGTTAAATAATAGCTACAAAGATAAATATCGTGTTACGAAAAATAACCATGATAAAAATAAATTAATATTATCCGAGAAGGTCACTTAACCTCTCGGCGCTCCTCTTCATCTCTATCCTGATCATTCCCAGGTTCACATCCACATCGGTTATCACGACGAGGATCCCCTCACCGGCATCGATCATGAGGGTCTTACCACGTTTACCCTCAATCATGACCTGCTCGAGGGGCTCATGCTTTATCTCCTCGGCCGACCTCTCGGCTGTACCGAACACCGCTGAGGCCATTGCACCCACGAGTTCCGCGTCGATGTCACCTGAAACCTCACTCTCTATTATGAGACCGTCCTTTCCAACAACAAGGGATCCGTTAACACCGTTCACCCTTCCAAGGTCCTTGAGTATCCTCTCTATCAACTTCAAACCCCCTATTCAAACATCTTCCTCATGCACCTTCTTATTGTACCCTCAGCTGCACGGTCCCCCATGACGGTTTTGAGTTCACCTGTGAGGGCCTGGGCAGCCACAAGGTCCGTGTGTTTAACCTCTGCGCCCTCGATCCATTTCATGACATCATCGTTGAGCTGGGAGATCTTCCTGAGGGCTGCGTCCAGTTCCTCCTGTTCATCAAGGAGGTGCATTGACCTTGCGCTTTTCACCAGGAGTTCAGGGTTCATGGCCCTGGCCATTCCATCAACACCTGATGTCTCAACCAGGGATGCCATGGTCTGGAGTGTCATGAGTATCTGCTTCTCAACCATCTCCTCAGGGGCCTTTATTATCTGGGTACCCACATAGTAGTAGTCCAGGACACCTGCAAGTGCCACCGCAGTGACCAGGGAGCCCATATCTGCAACTGCTGAGGTCACATCCGCCGGGACCACGTAGGCTGTCTTACCAGTGCTCTCTGCGAGTTCAGCACACCTTGATATCTGTTCATCTGTTGCAATATCAAGTTCCGCTGTGGGCCTTCCACCTATAACGTAGTGTTCGTGCTGCGGTGTCCCTGGCACAGCCGCAGGGTGCATTGAGGACACACCTATATCTGTTCTGTCCATTTTTAATTCCTTTTCGAGGACGTAGTACAGCACCACAGGTGATACCGTACAGGTGTTGGCTATAACTGCCCCCTCTGGTAGCTCAGGGAGTATCTCCCTGACTATATTTATGGTTCCCTTTCCGAAGGGTGTGAAGAGCACTGCAACATCGGCTTCAGCTGCGGCCTCCTTATCGTTATCTGTGACAGTTACACCTGCTTCCTCAACAAGGTTCCAGTGTTCATCTTCCAGTACATCCCTTACAGGTTCCGCAAGTGTAACCTCGTGTCCGGCCTGTGCGAATTCCATGGCCATTCTGCTTCCGCCGTATGGAGCCTCCCCGCCGTACTTTTCAGGGAGGTTCAGTTCCTCAGTATATAATTTCTGATTACCAGCACCGTAAACTGTCACCTTCATTGTTATCACTCTTTCATGTGAAAGTCTCCAGAAGAAAAAATAGGTTATAGAAAATCACCCTATTAAAGTTTTTCCATGAATGGGGGATAATATCATGTTATTACTTATTCAGGACATTGATATTCTGTTATTACTTATTCGAAACATTAAATGGAGTTTTAATCTGAAAGATTTCATTTTTCATGCCTGAAAGGTTATAAATAATCCACGATATAGAAGTAGTATCCAGTTCATGCTTTCCTCAAGGGGGTTCCAAAGTGAAAGATCTTCAGAAAGGTTTCAGGGTACTGTCTGAGATTATCATCCTTGTTCTCCTTGGACTTGACGGGCTGTCACTCATTATCAGCACATTTCTTCCCCTCCAGCCCGTGACATTCTCAAGGATAGTCCTCCTGGACCTCCTCACAAGCATCACGGTTGTGGCAGCCTACATACTTCAGCCAGGAGTCCGCGACAGGTGGAATATTCCCGTTGTGATGGTGCCCTTCTACTTCATCGGCGTGAACATCCTGGGGGTGAACCCTGATTCTGTCATACTTGCAGTTCTGAACCTCATAAAGGTTGTGGGGCTCTTCATTGCATTCAGGGACCTTGCAGGGTCTGTTGGGGAGTTCATAAGGACCAGCCGCCTGGGCTATGGTCTGGGACTCTTTGTATCTGTGCTTTTCGTATTCACAATCGTATTCTACCTGGTTGAGAGTCCGGTGAATCCCCTTGTGAGGACATATGAGGACTCATTATGGTACGTCCTCCAGACCATCACAACGGTGGGCTACGGTGATATAATACCTGTAACAGCCCCTGGAAGGCTGACCGGTGTGGTCATAATGATCAGTGCCATTGCATCCACAAGCCTCATAACCGCGTCCGCTACATCCACACTCCTTGAGACCCTCAGGAAGGAGCAGGAGAGGATAGACTCCACACGGAGGGATGAGTTCAGGATGCTACGTGATAAGCTGGATGAACTGGAAATGAAACTTGAGAGAATAGAGGACATGCTGGAAAAACGTAGATGAAGTCTAACTAACCCTTCACAGCTGTCCCTGTGGCTGTCACAGCGAGAACCTCCCCACCGAGGTCCCTGAGCACCGTAACCTCAACATCAATGTCAACCACCCCCACAGCCCCCATGGCCTCAGCATCACTCAGCATGCGCTCAACAGCCAGCCTTCGAAGTTCTGTGATTTCATCGGGTTTACCAACAGCCTCCCCTGCGGCTATACCAAGCACTTCACCTCCACCATCATAGCCAAGGGGTATGGTCCCGTTCTTGGGTACCAGAAGGTCACCCACACCCTTACCTGCGAGTCCAAGGAGGTATGTTATGATTGCCGCGAGGAGGAAGTTCACTGCTGTGGGGAAGGCCGCCTGGAAGGCAAGCATCAGACCCCCAACCGTGAACACATTCCACTCGATGGGTTCAGCCGGGAAGAACCATCCATAGATGTTCACAGCGAAAAAGACCAGTATTGCGCTTACAGCACCCGTGCTTGCCCCGTACCTCCTCCCAGCAATGTAGGATTCAACAAATCCTGCCAGGAGGGGGGATACTATGTACATGATGTTGAAGCCGAATATCACAAGCTGGAACCTGACAGAGAGGATGGCTGATAGGAGGCCCGCTGCAAGGCCCGCTGCAACCGCAATAACGGCCCACCTGTACCTCCCCAATGGCAACACCCCGGTTCACTCCTCAAGGGACACCGCTGTCCCTGTGGCGGATACGAGGATGGTGTTACCCATTGTACCCCCAAGGTTGTGGTAGTCGATCCTCACACCTATAATTGCGTCAGCCCCCAGCTTCCCGGCGGCCTCCCTCATGGAGGACAGGGCCAGTTCCCTTGCCCTTGCAAGTTCCCTCTCATAGGCCGATGTCCTGCCACCAACCACGTCCCTAACACCTGAGAAGAGGTCCTTGTATATGTTGGCCCCTATGAGCGCATCCCCGGTCACGATACCATGGTACCTGCCTATCACCTTACCCTCAACGGTATTCGACGTTACCATGAGCATAACTAACACCACACTCTAACCATATCCTGTTCGTAGTCTCATATGCGAATAGCCCCTCATCAATAACACCCACTCTAACTATATCCATAATGGGATACATAGTTAACTATACAGATAAAGGGGGGTTGATATGAGGGAATACTTTTTTCTGCTCCTAATCGCTGTGGCCGTTGCGGTCTCAGGCTGTACCGTCACAACCGAGGGCAA
This window contains:
- a CDS encoding potassium channel family protein, whose amino-acid sequence is MKDLQKGFRVLSEIIILVLLGLDGLSLIISTFLPLQPVTFSRIVLLDLLTSITVVAAYILQPGVRDRWNIPVVMVPFYFIGVNILGVNPDSVILAVLNLIKVVGLFIAFRDLAGSVGEFIRTSRLGYGLGLFVSVLFVFTIVFYLVESPVNPLVRTYEDSLWYVLQTITTVGYGDIIPVTAPGRLTGVVIMISAIASTSLITASATSTLLETLRKEQERIDSTRRDEFRMLRDKLDELEMKLERIEDMLEKRR
- a CDS encoding DNA double-strand break repair nuclease NurA, with protein sequence MDIDEIKKRIEFNETDGEVLINLIESANEKGSKIGETFRLIKEQSKKIFKDLSSLKKIIFTIDDLKDYGQFREWCSVGIDGSFYSVGPIGSKWYAPYSIVRILFEKGLSDEPVVDVYAAGIEEIDENKHKSIDGEASRRMLLGETKALEDWNTKNTESIVFIDGPVVDPPGYIDENYVEYRCDAIKKATSQSFLVGCVKKCIDSHFLREYERILKLERNKLLKNFSVDKNLFAYFFTAYRLDNNYDDVLFTHPLELKDEISRRYSNYGIRIFSVFFQKDFSSEIIRLDIPMKYDKGDVNLRVQRAVTASYEWTFPGQNIPVPIEIAHEKCKIRGGAAQVIYEEILARTHATGNIEDMIIMNNMG
- a CDS encoding heavy metal-binding domain-containing protein → MGRYRWAVIAVAAGLAAGLLSAILSVRFQLVIFGFNIMYIVSPLLAGFVESYIAGRRYGASTGAVSAILVFFAVNIYGWFFPAEPIEWNVFTVGGLMLAFQAAFPTAVNFLLAAIITYLLGLAGKGVGDLLVPKNGTIPLGYDGGGEVLGIAAGEAVGKPDEITELRRLAVERMLSDAEAMGAVGVVDIDVEVTVLRDLGGEVLAVTATGTAVKG
- a CDS encoding ATP-binding protein gives rise to the protein MLVLVATKMGSKILARVAKIVPFNAYYTEDDPWSEARRKGLPIPDNIARKYEICELDLLIQLPNTEVNYPPKPGDEVLKIDLEEHYEDIFGISRDEPGYIWFGTLFGYKKAPIPLDIEKVPMHMAVFGTTGSGKSFSTGVLIEKFMGIKASESRAVSFPMMIIDANGDYLEYDKYFKKYDYGDVDPGISPVGWVKRFVFPHIANENQELVGEPVIGIDLDRLSVKEMAETIVMYYKGSLDGAELQVNGIVTLFEYIKENLGYESLHDFFVDDDSYEELIRQLRNFDNKRIASATKPAIERAFEKFREIEYNYGILSAKSESELTRDDFIDDITENGGIAIIDFSEEGATGVDIRVKQLVMTYLANLLFNKFSKYKIENRTRYLIFLIEEAQNFIPDRSYPISSSLAKNKLSLIATQGRKFGLSLCIVTQRPSFIDKIVLSMCNTFFIHRISPDDVSYVRTATGGLPSSLENRLTRLTQGHMIVTGQMNKLPFPMMIKIPKSDRIVPHPMGTTDVVSTLKRLREGFE
- a CDS encoding roadblock/LC7 domain-containing protein, translated to MIERILKDLGRVNGVNGSLVVGKDGLIIESEVSGDIDAELVGAMASAVFGTAERSAEEIKHEPLEQVMIEGKRGKTLMIDAGEGILVVITDVDVNLGMIRIEMKRSAERLSDLLG
- a CDS encoding tRNA-guanine transglycosylase, producing the protein MSLWSSKVSFKDHYVDDTFPLVRSAKLKINKKSVYTPLLWLGHLPSAQPHIWNHFDIETIMVSAYEIIRNRRVYEEICEKGIHKYLGFDGLVIMDSGGFSFQKKDSLEVDPEDILELYEMSKPDLGVVLDHPLNPLENEMKNKDRWMKTLQNSDLMLKNGKIPLIPVVHGYSLEDLRNSCNDIKKIHENPPIIGLGSIVPLIFKCRGSKKFKNSVNFIIDSVRMVRKEFPDSLLHVFGIGSAKSMHLMYSLGVDSLDSMGWRLKAAYGCIQLPGVGDRYPLNKNNGRPSLSKDDKKLLDLCECPICRYKSLKEKIEVLDSDFKSRAIHNAWVFMRERDLYYEKLLDGSCFDFCNERLKKGFFSKHFNYALQEVVHQKLG
- a CDS encoding H(2)-dependent methylenetetrahydromethanopterin dehydrogenase-related protein, with the translated sequence MKVTVYGAGNQKLYTEELNLPEKYGGEAPYGGSRMAMEFAQAGHEVTLAEPVRDVLEDEHWNLVEEAGVTVTDNDKEAAAEADVAVLFTPFGKGTINIVREILPELPEGAVIANTCTVSPVVLYYVLEKELKMDRTDIGVSSMHPAAVPGTPQHEHYVIGGRPTAELDIATDEQISRCAELAESTGKTAYVVPADVTSAVADMGSLVTAVALAGVLDYYYVGTQIIKAPEEMVEKQILMTLQTMASLVETSGVDGMARAMNPELLVKSARSMHLLDEQEELDAALRKISQLNDDVMKWIEGAEVKHTDLVAAQALTGELKTVMGDRAAEGTIRRCMRKMFE
- a CDS encoding YbjQ family protein, with amino-acid sequence MLMVTSNTVEGKVIGRYHGIVTGDALIGANIYKDLFSGVRDVVGGRTSAYERELARARELALSSMREAAGKLGADAIIGVRIDYHNLGGTMGNTILVSATGTAVSLEE